From the genome of Edaphobacter dinghuensis, one region includes:
- a CDS encoding DUF488 domain-containing protein encodes MLKLKRVYEAPAKEDGTRILVDRLWPRGLTKEKAKVDLWLKDVAPSTELRKWFAHDPAKWHEFQTRYKAELKNNPEQVALLKKEVAKGPATLLYGAKDEQHNEAIVLQQLLNK; translated from the coding sequence ATGCTCAAGCTCAAACGAGTCTACGAAGCTCCCGCTAAAGAAGATGGCACTCGCATCCTCGTAGATCGCCTCTGGCCCCGAGGCCTGACGAAAGAAAAGGCCAAAGTCGATCTCTGGCTCAAAGACGTCGCTCCCAGCACCGAGCTAAGAAAATGGTTCGCCCACGATCCGGCCAAATGGCACGAATTTCAAACCCGCTACAAAGCCGAGCTGAAAAATAACCCCGAACAGGTAGCGCTCCTAAAGAAAGAAGTAGCCAAAGGCCCGGCAACCCTCCTCTACGGAGCCAAAGACGAACAGCACAACGAAGCCATCGTCCTCCAGCAGTTGCTAAATAAATAG
- a CDS encoding acyl-CoA dehydrogenase, with product MFGLTDEQEQLRKEVRAFAEREIAPHVSEWDEKSLFPAEVVKKLGAMGLMGVIFPEALGGAGMGYVEYVLAVEELSRVDGSVGIIVASHNSLCTNHIMLAGNDEQRQRWVSKLASGEWLGAWGLTEPGSGSDAAGARTTAVKRGDKWVLNGSKTFITNGSYADCAVVLAVTDREQGTRGISAFVVEKGTKGFRAGKKENKLGLRASDTSELIFEECEIPGENLVGKLGEGFKDAMRVLDGGRISIAALSLGMARGALDAAMKYAQQRRQFGKAISEFQAIQFKLADMATQLDAAWLLTMRAAQMKDKGLRVTRESAMAKLFASEAACRICEEGVQIHGGYGFIKDYPAEKFYRDVKLCTIGEGTSEIQRMVIARELLGTAPSRG from the coding sequence ATGTTTGGACTGACCGACGAACAGGAACAGTTGCGAAAAGAGGTGCGGGCGTTTGCCGAGCGGGAGATTGCGCCGCATGTTTCGGAGTGGGACGAGAAGAGTCTGTTTCCTGCCGAGGTGGTGAAGAAGCTGGGAGCGATGGGGTTGATGGGGGTGATCTTTCCCGAGGCGCTGGGCGGTGCGGGGATGGGCTACGTGGAATACGTGCTGGCGGTGGAGGAGCTGTCGCGGGTCGATGGCAGCGTGGGGATTATTGTGGCTTCGCATAACTCGCTTTGCACGAACCACATTATGCTGGCGGGCAACGACGAGCAGCGGCAGAGGTGGGTGTCGAAGCTGGCGAGCGGGGAGTGGCTGGGAGCGTGGGGCTTGACCGAGCCGGGGTCGGGGTCGGATGCGGCGGGGGCGCGGACGACGGCGGTGAAGCGTGGCGATAAGTGGGTGCTGAATGGGAGCAAAACCTTTATCACGAATGGGAGTTATGCCGACTGTGCGGTGGTGCTGGCGGTGACTGACCGTGAGCAAGGGACGCGAGGCATCTCGGCGTTTGTGGTGGAGAAAGGGACGAAGGGGTTTCGCGCAGGGAAGAAGGAGAACAAGCTGGGGCTGCGCGCCAGCGATACCTCGGAGCTGATCTTTGAGGAGTGCGAGATTCCGGGGGAGAACCTCGTGGGGAAGTTGGGTGAGGGATTCAAGGATGCGATGCGGGTATTGGATGGCGGTAGGATTTCGATTGCCGCGTTGAGCCTGGGGATGGCGCGGGGGGCGCTCGATGCGGCGATGAAGTATGCGCAGCAGCGGCGGCAGTTCGGCAAGGCAATCAGCGAGTTTCAGGCGATCCAGTTCAAGCTGGCGGATATGGCGACCCAGTTGGATGCTGCGTGGCTGCTGACGATGCGTGCGGCGCAGATGAAGGATAAGGGGCTGCGGGTGACGCGGGAGTCGGCGATGGCGAAGTTGTTTGCCAGCGAGGCGGCGTGCCGCATCTGCGAGGAAGGCGTGCAGATTCATGGAGGGTATGGGTTTATCAAGGACTATCCGGCGGAGAAGTTTTATCGCGATGTGAAGCTGTGCACGATCGGCGAGGGGACGAGCGAGATTCAGCGGATGGTGATTGCGCGAGAGCTGTTGGGGACGGCTCCCAGCCGGGGATGA
- the thiC gene encoding phosphomethylpyrimidine synthase ThiC, translating into MNSNGNGQHLDGGAANGNGYKVPTGRAEWIVKRKAEAERTGDTNMSQMHFARKGLITEEMAYVAQREKIAAELVRSEVAKGTMIIPANINHVELEPMAIGVESLCKINANIGNSALVSNVDEELRKLHTAVHFGADTVMDLSTGGDIPMIREQILRHSPVPIGTVPLYEALSRVKKLEDLNIDLYLEVIEEQAQQGVDYFTIHAGVLIQYVPLVAKRITGIVSRGGAIMAQWMTAHHKQNFLYENFDRITKIMAKYDVSYSLGDGLRPGCVADASDEAQFAELKTLGELTRQAWKSDVQVMIEGPGHVPLDKIKEQVDKEVELCDGAPFYVLGPLVTDIAPGYDHITSAIGAAMIGWHGAAMLCYVTPKEHLGLPNEKDVKDGIIAYKIAAHAADIARHRPGARDRDDAISHARYTFDWDKQFALSLDPDTARGMHDETLPDDYYKEAAFCSMCGPKFCSMNWSSKVDKFNEEQHGLKKPDLTQIVTEQMALRG; encoded by the coding sequence GAGCGTACGGGTGACACCAACATGTCGCAGATGCACTTTGCGCGCAAAGGCCTCATTACCGAAGAGATGGCCTATGTCGCGCAGCGCGAGAAGATTGCGGCCGAGCTGGTGCGGAGCGAGGTTGCCAAAGGAACGATGATTATTCCAGCCAACATCAACCACGTTGAGCTGGAGCCGATGGCGATTGGGGTGGAGTCGCTGTGCAAGATCAATGCGAATATCGGCAACTCGGCGCTGGTGTCGAACGTCGATGAAGAGTTGCGGAAGCTGCATACCGCCGTGCACTTTGGCGCCGATACCGTGATGGATCTTTCAACCGGCGGCGATATCCCGATGATTCGCGAGCAGATTCTGCGGCACTCACCGGTGCCGATTGGCACGGTGCCGTTGTATGAGGCGCTTTCGCGTGTGAAGAAGCTGGAAGACCTGAATATCGACCTGTATCTCGAAGTGATTGAGGAGCAGGCGCAGCAGGGTGTGGACTACTTCACGATCCATGCCGGTGTGCTGATTCAGTATGTTCCGCTGGTGGCCAAGCGCATCACCGGTATTGTGAGCCGCGGCGGCGCGATTATGGCGCAGTGGATGACTGCGCACCACAAGCAGAACTTCCTGTATGAGAACTTCGACCGGATCACGAAGATTATGGCGAAGTACGACGTGAGCTACTCGCTGGGCGATGGTCTGCGGCCGGGTTGCGTGGCAGATGCCAGCGACGAGGCTCAGTTCGCCGAGTTGAAGACGCTGGGCGAGTTGACGAGGCAGGCGTGGAAGAGCGATGTGCAGGTGATGATCGAAGGGCCGGGGCATGTGCCGCTGGACAAGATCAAGGAGCAGGTCGATAAGGAAGTCGAGCTTTGCGACGGCGCTCCGTTCTATGTGCTGGGGCCGCTGGTGACGGATATCGCTCCGGGATACGACCACATCACGTCCGCGATTGGCGCGGCGATGATTGGATGGCATGGCGCGGCGATGCTCTGCTATGTGACTCCGAAGGAGCATCTGGGCCTGCCGAATGAGAAGGACGTAAAGGACGGCATCATCGCCTACAAGATTGCTGCTCATGCGGCTGATATTGCGCGACACCGTCCGGGAGCACGCGATCGGGACGATGCGATCTCGCATGCGCGGTATACGTTCGACTGGGACAAGCAGTTTGCGCTGTCGCTTGACCCGGATACGGCTCGGGGGATGCACGATGAGACGCTGCCGGATGACTACTACAAGGAAGCGGCTTTCTGCTCGATGTGCGGGCCGAAGTTCTGCAGCATGAACTGGTCGAGTAAGGTGGACAAGTTCAATGAAGAGCAGCATGGCTTGAAGAAGCCTGATTTGACGCAGATTGTTACCGAGCAGATGGCATTGCGCGGATAG